From the genome of Segatella hominis, one region includes:
- the sppA gene encoding signal peptide peptidase SppA: protein MKQFFKNVAATIVGLFAFCLILGIFGFISLIGMIASSNNTPTIKDKSVMVLTLQGEIIDRAEDNWLGQITGNQFNTLGMNEILSAIKKAKTEEKIKGIYLEAGVLQADYATIQEIRNALADFKKSGKWIIAYGDAFSQGSYYLASVANQVYVNPEGNVDWHGISSQPQYIKDVAAKFGVHFTVVKVGKYKSFTETYTEDKMSDANREQVSRYINGLWQQMLTDVSNSRKISKDSLNHYADGLMVFDDSKLLKSRKFVDGFCYYDEIRNIVKKQLGLKADQKIAQVSMKDVNAAINDNNMMGDKIAVYYCQGSIVRMATPSIYGDEQQIVSSDVVRDLEDLAEDKNVKAVVLRINSGGGDAYASEQIWHAVSELNKKKPVVVSMGGMAASGAYYMSMGARYVMAQPTTLTGSIGIFGALPDFSDLLTKKLGFKYDEVKTNKNSAYMGAGTARPWSQEEITHLQAYVNRGYALFRKRVADGRKMNVEEVEKIAQGRVWLGTDAKKIKLIDGFGSLDDAIVKAAQLAKISDYQTTEYPMQADWMEQLLSQVSDNSGNYLDEQLKLTLGNLYQPFVMIRNMKEKEPVQAALPFFLNIN, encoded by the coding sequence ATGAAACAATTTTTCAAGAATGTAGCAGCCACCATTGTTGGCCTTTTCGCCTTTTGCCTCATCTTAGGCATTTTCGGCTTCATCAGTCTCATCGGCATGATTGCTTCCAGCAATAATACCCCTACTATCAAAGACAAATCGGTCATGGTGCTCACGCTACAAGGGGAAATCATCGACAGAGCAGAAGACAATTGGTTGGGGCAGATTACCGGCAACCAGTTCAACACGCTCGGTATGAACGAAATACTTTCTGCCATCAAGAAAGCCAAGACAGAAGAAAAGATAAAAGGAATCTATCTGGAAGCTGGTGTCTTACAGGCTGACTATGCCACAATCCAGGAAATACGCAATGCACTCGCTGATTTCAAGAAGAGCGGCAAATGGATTATTGCTTACGGCGACGCCTTCTCGCAAGGCAGCTACTATTTAGCTTCCGTTGCCAACCAGGTTTATGTAAACCCAGAAGGTAATGTAGATTGGCACGGAATCTCATCTCAACCACAATATATCAAGGATGTGGCTGCCAAGTTTGGTGTCCATTTCACGGTGGTAAAAGTGGGTAAATATAAAAGTTTTACGGAAACCTACACCGAGGATAAGATGAGCGACGCCAACCGTGAGCAGGTTTCACGCTATATCAACGGACTCTGGCAACAGATGCTGACGGATGTTTCCAACAGTAGAAAAATCAGCAAGGACTCACTCAATCACTATGCTGACGGACTCATGGTGTTCGACGACAGCAAACTCCTGAAATCACGTAAATTCGTGGATGGTTTCTGCTATTATGATGAGATCAGGAATATCGTAAAGAAGCAACTCGGTCTGAAAGCAGACCAGAAGATAGCTCAGGTTTCCATGAAAGATGTCAACGCTGCTATCAATGACAACAATATGATGGGCGACAAAATCGCAGTCTATTACTGTCAGGGTAGCATCGTGAGAATGGCTACTCCAAGTATTTATGGAGACGAGCAGCAGATAGTCAGTTCTGATGTCGTCAGAGATCTGGAAGACCTGGCTGAAGACAAGAACGTAAAAGCCGTGGTTCTCCGCATCAATTCCGGTGGCGGTGATGCTTATGCCTCAGAACAAATCTGGCATGCTGTAAGCGAGTTGAACAAGAAGAAACCTGTAGTTGTTTCCATGGGAGGCATGGCTGCTTCTGGAGCTTACTACATGAGCATGGGTGCCCGATATGTGATGGCCCAGCCTACTACCCTGACAGGCAGTATCGGCATCTTCGGAGCATTACCAGACTTCAGCGACCTACTGACCAAGAAATTAGGATTCAAGTATGATGAAGTAAAAACCAACAAGAACAGCGCCTATATGGGTGCCGGAACAGCCCGTCCATGGAGTCAGGAGGAAATCACCCATCTACAGGCTTATGTCAACCGTGGCTATGCCCTGTTCCGCAAGCGTGTGGCAGACGGAAGAAAGATGAACGTGGAGGAAGTTGAGAAAATCGCTCAGGGAAGAGTCTGGCTCGGAACAGATGCCAAGAAGATCAAGCTGATTGACGGATTCGGAAGTCTGGACGATGCCATTGTCAAAGCGGCACAGTTGGCAAAGATTTCAGATTATCAGACGACAGAATACCCTATGCAGGCAGACTGGATGGAGCAACTCCTTTCTCAGGTATCAGACAATAGTGGCAACTATCTGGACGAGCAGTTGAAACTGACGCTCGGCAACCTCTACCAGCCATTTGTAATGATACGTAATATGAAGGAAAAAGAACCAGTGCAAGCAGCTCTACCATTCTTCCTGAATATCAACTAA
- a CDS encoding glycoside hydrolase family 28 protein: protein MKKILISLMALFAIANSFAADYSKYYTNLPVQMSQPTLPTFPDNQVSILECGGKGDALTMNTQAFVKAISKLNKMGGGHLNVPAGVYLTGLISLKDNIDLHLEKNAIIVFSEDKNDLIKTDETTGKKEERASTAISASKRKNIAITGEGTIDGNGEWWRPVKRSKVSDVEWKRFQEMGGTLNEKGDIWFPLNLKQTPNVVDNIDAQEKVRNHMIRFTDCENVLVQGITLLNSPRFHLIPTRCKNVVIDGITVKCPWNAQNGDAIDISSCKDVLIVNNVIDAGDDGICMKGGAGAAGVKAGPCENINIQDNTVYHAHGGFVIGSEFSGGMKNIVVRNNTFQGTDAGLRFKSAVKRGGKSENIYIDHIYMTDITGDAITFETTYFDNHVGAKQQAVPVKQEFLPDFQDIHISNVYVRGCKNGIVAHGAEGMIHDITIKDSNIFYNKNAKDIDAACKITLENVNFSTFAK from the coding sequence ATGAAGAAAATTCTTATTTCTTTAATGGCACTGTTCGCGATAGCGAATTCGTTTGCCGCTGATTACAGCAAGTATTACACCAACTTGCCAGTTCAAATGTCACAGCCTACCCTTCCTACCTTCCCGGACAATCAGGTCAGCATCCTGGAATGCGGCGGTAAAGGAGACGCACTGACAATGAACACCCAGGCATTCGTCAAAGCCATCAGTAAACTAAACAAGATGGGCGGAGGTCATCTGAATGTTCCTGCGGGTGTTTACCTCACCGGATTGATTTCTCTGAAAGACAATATCGACCTGCATCTCGAGAAGAATGCCATTATTGTTTTCTCTGAAGACAAGAACGACCTCATCAAAACAGACGAGACAACAGGTAAGAAAGAAGAGAGAGCCTCAACAGCCATCTCTGCCAGCAAGCGCAAGAACATTGCCATTACTGGTGAAGGTACCATCGACGGAAATGGCGAATGGTGGAGACCGGTCAAGAGAAGCAAGGTAAGCGACGTGGAATGGAAAAGATTCCAGGAAATGGGCGGTACTCTCAATGAGAAGGGCGACATCTGGTTTCCACTCAACCTGAAGCAGACTCCGAATGTAGTAGATAATATCGATGCACAGGAGAAGGTGCGCAACCACATGATCCGTTTCACCGACTGTGAGAACGTGCTCGTTCAAGGTATTACGCTTCTGAACTCACCTCGTTTCCACCTCATCCCCACCCGTTGCAAGAATGTAGTTATTGACGGAATTACCGTAAAATGTCCTTGGAACGCACAGAACGGAGATGCCATCGATATTTCAAGTTGCAAAGATGTACTGATTGTCAACAACGTGATTGATGCTGGCGATGACGGTATCTGCATGAAGGGCGGTGCTGGTGCAGCTGGCGTGAAAGCAGGTCCATGCGAGAATATCAACATCCAGGACAATACCGTATATCACGCTCATGGCGGTTTTGTAATCGGTAGCGAATTCTCTGGAGGTATGAAAAACATTGTTGTAAGAAACAATACCTTCCAGGGCACAGATGCCGGATTGCGATTCAAGAGTGCTGTAAAAAGAGGCGGTAAGAGCGAGAATATTTATATCGACCATATCTACATGACCGATATTACAGGCGATGCTATCACTTTCGAGACTACCTATTTTGACAACCACGTAGGTGCCAAGCAGCAGGCAGTCCCTGTAAAACAGGAATTCTTGCCAGATTTCCAGGACATTCATATCAGCAACGTCTATGTACGTGGCTGCAAGAATGGAATCGTGGCGCATGGCGCAGAAGGTATGATACACGATATCACCATCAAGGACAGCAACATCTTCTACAACAAGAATGCAAAGGATATAGATGCAGCCTGCAAGATTACCTTGGAGAATGTAAACTTTTCCACTTTTGCAAAATAA
- the ruvA gene encoding Holliday junction branch migration protein RuvA, with the protein MIEYIKGELTDLTPTMAVLETAGVGYGLNISLNTYTAIQGKATVKLYVHEVLVAGGRDDSYTLFGFASKQERELYRLLITVSGVGANTARMILSSLSPSELCNVISSGDEKILKSVKGIGLKTAQRIIIDLRDKIVSLGIANELPANGGNVDMVNNDVKDEAVSALTMLGFSPAPSAKVVIEILKAKPDLKVEEVIKLALKQIK; encoded by the coding sequence ATGATAGAATATATCAAGGGAGAACTGACAGACTTGACTCCTACCATGGCTGTTCTGGAAACTGCTGGGGTAGGATATGGACTTAACATATCACTGAATACTTATACGGCTATTCAGGGAAAAGCAACGGTGAAACTCTATGTACATGAAGTACTGGTGGCAGGCGGAAGAGATGATTCCTATACTCTTTTCGGCTTTGCCAGCAAACAGGAAAGGGAACTTTATCGCCTGCTCATCACTGTGTCGGGAGTGGGTGCTAATACTGCGAGGATGATTCTTTCCTCCTTGTCTCCTTCTGAACTCTGCAATGTGATTTCCTCTGGAGATGAGAAAATACTGAAAAGCGTGAAAGGCATCGGACTGAAAACGGCACAACGTATCATTATTGACCTCAGGGACAAAATTGTGTCTTTGGGTATTGCCAATGAATTACCTGCCAATGGAGGTAATGTGGATATGGTCAACAATGATGTGAAGGATGAGGCAGTGAGTGCGCTTACCATGCTTGGATTCTCTCCGGCTCCTTCCGCTAAGGTGGTCATAGAAATTCTGAAAGCGAAACCTGATCTTAAGGTGGAGGAAGTAATCAAGTTGGCCTTGAAGCAGATTAAATAA
- the thiL gene encoding thiamine-phosphate kinase yields the protein MDIAKLGEFGLIDHLTKGHENKNASTVYGVGDDCAVMHYPDKEVLVTTDMLMEGVHFDLTYIDLQHLGYKSAMVNISDIFAMNGTPRQMVVSIALSKRFKVEDIDEFYKGLRMACNKWGVDIVGGDTTSSYTGLAISITCIGEANKEDIVYRSGAKETDLICVTGDLGGAYMGLQLLEREKAVYYGQVEDIRKKIAEAKHNGDTVKVSALNEELANMRNFQPDFAGKEYLLQRQLQPEARGDIIAQLREAGIRPTAMMDISDGLSSELMHICEQSHCGCRVYEKNIPIDYQTAVMAEEFNMNLTTCAMNGGEDYELLFTVPIGDHAKIEEMEGVKQIGYITQENLGKYLITRDGQEFELKAQGWNPLKD from the coding sequence TTGGACATAGCAAAATTGGGTGAGTTTGGTCTTATCGACCATCTCACCAAAGGACACGAAAACAAGAATGCCTCTACCGTTTATGGTGTAGGTGATGATTGTGCCGTGATGCACTATCCTGACAAGGAAGTATTGGTTACCACCGATATGCTCATGGAAGGCGTGCATTTCGACTTGACGTACATAGACTTACAGCACCTTGGATATAAAAGTGCAATGGTGAACATCAGCGATATCTTTGCCATGAACGGAACGCCAAGACAAATGGTTGTAAGTATTGCCTTGAGTAAACGTTTCAAGGTAGAAGACATTGACGAGTTTTACAAAGGACTCCGTATGGCTTGCAACAAATGGGGTGTTGACATCGTAGGCGGTGACACCACATCTTCCTATACCGGACTTGCCATCAGCATCACCTGTATCGGTGAGGCAAACAAGGAAGATATCGTATATAGAAGTGGAGCCAAGGAGACTGACCTCATCTGCGTAACGGGTGACCTCGGCGGTGCCTATATGGGTCTGCAACTTCTGGAGCGAGAGAAAGCCGTTTACTATGGACAGGTGGAAGATATTCGCAAGAAAATAGCTGAAGCCAAGCATAACGGTGATACGGTGAAAGTCTCTGCACTCAATGAGGAGTTGGCCAATATGCGCAATTTCCAACCAGACTTTGCTGGAAAGGAATATTTACTGCAACGCCAATTGCAACCAGAAGCTCGCGGTGACATCATAGCCCAATTGCGTGAAGCAGGTATTCGACCTACAGCCATGATGGATATTAGTGACGGACTCAGCAGCGAACTAATGCACATCTGTGAACAGAGTCACTGCGGATGTCGTGTATATGAGAAAAACATTCCAATAGACTATCAGACGGCAGTAATGGCAGAGGAATTCAACATGAACCTCACTACCTGTGCCATGAATGGTGGCGAGGATTACGAACTTCTCTTTACTGTACCAATAGGCGATCATGCCAAAATCGAGGAAATGGAAGGTGTGAAGCAGATAGGCTACATCACGCAAGAGAATCTCGGCAAGTACCTGATTACCCGCGACGGACAGGAATTTGAACTGAAAGCACAGGGTTGGAACCCTCTCAAAGACTAA
- a CDS encoding purine-nucleoside phosphorylase, whose product MYERIQETASWLRERMTTSPKTAIILGTGLGQLASEITDSYSFPYSEIPNFPVSTVEGHAGKLIFGKLGGKDIMAMEGRFHFYEGYSMKEVTFPERVMYELGIETLFVSNASGGMNPEFHVGDLMIIDDHINFFPEHPLQGKNFPTGPRFPDMHEAYDKGLRDLADGIAKEVGIEVKHGVYVGVQGPTFETPAEYRMYRILGGDAVGMSTVPEVIVARHCGIKVFGISIITDLGGFDVPVQVSHEEVQIAANNAQPKMTEIMREMIRRS is encoded by the coding sequence ATGTACGAAAGAATTCAAGAAACAGCATCCTGGCTAAGAGAAAGGATGACAACAAGTCCAAAGACAGCTATCATTCTGGGAACAGGTCTCGGACAATTAGCTTCAGAAATAACTGACAGTTATTCATTCCCATATAGTGAAATTCCAAATTTCCCAGTATCAACCGTAGAAGGACATGCAGGAAAACTCATCTTCGGAAAATTGGGCGGCAAAGACATCATGGCTATGGAAGGCCGTTTCCACTTCTATGAGGGTTACAGCATGAAAGAGGTGACATTCCCAGAGCGCGTCATGTATGAGCTGGGCATCGAGACCCTCTTCGTCAGCAATGCTTCAGGTGGTATGAATCCAGAGTTCCACGTAGGCGACCTGATGATTATTGATGACCATATCAATTTCTTCCCAGAGCATCCATTGCAGGGTAAGAATTTTCCTACCGGACCTCGCTTCCCTGACATGCATGAAGCTTATGACAAGGGATTGCGCGACCTTGCCGACGGAATCGCTAAAGAAGTAGGCATTGAGGTGAAACATGGTGTATATGTAGGAGTACAGGGGCCAACCTTCGAAACTCCAGCAGAATACCGCATGTACCGCATCTTAGGAGGCGATGCAGTAGGCATGAGTACCGTGCCTGAGGTCATTGTAGCCCGACACTGCGGCATCAAGGTTTTCGGCATCAGCATCATTACCGACTTGGGTGGATTTGACGTTCCTGTACAGGTGAGTCATGAGGAAGTGCAGATTGCAGCCAATAATGCTCAACCTAAGATGACAGAGATTATGCGTGAGATGATCCGCAGATCTTAA
- the axeA1 gene encoding acetylxylan esterase AxeA1: MKKLFAFCAMMLAVINLSAQSTARKFVLKNSADGKSELTCYLPQNPTGRAVVDCPGGGYSHLAMDHEGHQWAEFFNKQGIAFFVLKYRMPNGNRNIPLGDAYQAIRTVRDSASVWHINPQDVGIMGFSAGGHLASSVSTHAEYAARPDFSILFYPVISMDERITHKGSCVNFLGDERKSNPKSVEEWSNDKAVHGHLTPRAILLMSNDDNVVPPVTNGVAYYTRMHQAGNDCELHVYPTGGHGWGFRSNFKHHDQMLADLTAWLQSFKAPKENAVRVACIGNSITDGFGIMNAEDKGYPAQLQKKLGVDFEVKNFGVSARTMMNKGDIPYMKELAWKDAQAFLPNIVVIKLGTNDSKTHNWAHGAEEYSQSMQAMIDTLKALPSHPKIYLCSPIPAFKGSWTINDSVIVNGEIPVLQKLAKKNKCHYLDLHSQFTFSNMMLGDGIHPNAKGAEKLAGIVYEALTSPEKGTKAKESQTKAKKSKKTSKKKS; encoded by the coding sequence ATGAAAAAGTTATTTGCGTTTTGTGCTATGATGCTGGCGGTCATCAATCTGTCAGCTCAGTCAACAGCCCGTAAATTTGTACTGAAAAACAGTGCAGATGGTAAAAGTGAACTCACCTGTTATCTTCCTCAGAATCCTACAGGTCGAGCAGTCGTAGATTGTCCTGGTGGTGGTTATTCTCACTTAGCAATGGATCATGAGGGACATCAGTGGGCTGAGTTCTTCAACAAACAGGGCATTGCCTTTTTTGTATTAAAATATCGCATGCCTAATGGAAATAGAAATATTCCTTTGGGAGATGCTTATCAGGCTATCCGTACGGTAAGAGATAGCGCATCTGTATGGCATATAAATCCTCAGGATGTAGGTATTATGGGATTCTCTGCTGGTGGTCATCTTGCTTCTTCTGTCAGTACGCATGCAGAATATGCTGCTCGTCCTGATTTTTCTATACTCTTCTATCCGGTTATCTCGATGGATGAGCGCATTACTCATAAAGGTTCTTGTGTCAATTTCCTGGGTGATGAGCGCAAGTCTAATCCTAAGTCGGTTGAAGAATGGTCTAATGACAAGGCTGTTCATGGTCATCTGACACCTCGTGCGATTCTCCTGATGTCGAATGACGACAATGTGGTTCCTCCTGTTACCAATGGCGTGGCTTATTATACCCGTATGCATCAGGCAGGAAACGATTGTGAACTGCATGTCTATCCAACTGGCGGTCATGGTTGGGGATTCCGCAGCAATTTCAAGCATCACGACCAGATGCTTGCAGATCTGACGGCGTGGTTGCAGAGCTTTAAGGCTCCTAAAGAAAATGCTGTCCGTGTGGCATGTATCGGCAATTCGATTACGGATGGATTTGGTATTATGAATGCGGAGGATAAAGGCTATCCTGCCCAGTTGCAGAAGAAGTTGGGAGTAGATTTTGAGGTGAAAAACTTTGGTGTGTCTGCCCGTACGATGATGAACAAGGGCGATATTCCTTATATGAAGGAGTTAGCTTGGAAGGATGCGCAGGCTTTCTTGCCTAATATCGTAGTGATCAAGTTGGGCACCAATGACTCCAAGACTCATAATTGGGCGCATGGAGCAGAGGAATATAGTCAGAGTATGCAGGCGATGATAGACACCTTGAAGGCATTGCCAAGCCATCCGAAGATTTATCTTTGTTCTCCAATTCCTGCTTTCAAGGGCAGCTGGACCATCAATGATAGTGTAATCGTGAATGGTGAGATTCCTGTGTTGCAGAAGTTGGCAAAGAAGAATAAGTGTCATTATCTCGACCTCCATTCCCAATTTACATTCAGCAATATGATGTTGGGTGATGGTATTCATCCGAATGCCAAGGGTGCTGAGAAATTGGCTGGTATTGTATATGAGGCTTTGACAAGTCCTGAGAAGGGAACCAAAGCGAAAGAGTCTCAAACGAAAGCAAAGAAATCCAAAAAGACTTCTAAGAAGAAATCATAA
- the lpxK gene encoding tetraacyldisaccharide 4'-kinase, whose product MRTEGDLIKINDWLLPFSWIYGSIVRFRNWLFDIGLKKSKSFSIPIISVGNITVGGSGKTPHVEYLIRLLHDKAKIAVLSRGYKRKSHGYILANESTTMPEIGDEPFQMHEKFSDIYVAVDAKRARGIENLQNDEASKDADVVLLDDAFQHRYVKPGINILLVDYHRLIIYDKMLPAGRLREPLSGKNRADIVIITKCPKDLKPMEFRVLTKAMDLYPFQKLYFTSIDYDTPKGVFEEKQIGLDKLQDYHVLLLTGIASPKQMEHDLKPMTKDITNLSFGDHHSFKGKDIDRINDAFESMPEPRIIITTEKDAVRLRETEGLYEKVKSNMYELPIKVSFMLDQQDNFNEKIISYVRKNSRNSILAKRKDDNKSKDSYHSGNRSRTISFRNN is encoded by the coding sequence ATGAGAACAGAAGGCGACCTTATCAAGATCAACGATTGGCTGCTACCATTCAGTTGGATTTACGGCAGCATAGTGAGATTTCGCAACTGGCTCTTCGATATAGGTCTCAAGAAGAGCAAGTCATTCTCCATACCCATTATCTCAGTGGGCAATATCACTGTGGGCGGTTCCGGAAAGACACCCCATGTGGAATACTTGATACGCCTGTTGCACGACAAAGCAAAAATTGCCGTGCTATCACGTGGTTATAAGAGAAAAAGTCATGGTTATATACTTGCCAACGAAAGTACGACCATGCCGGAAATAGGTGACGAGCCTTTCCAAATGCACGAGAAATTCTCTGATATCTATGTGGCTGTAGATGCAAAACGGGCAAGAGGTATCGAGAACCTGCAGAATGATGAGGCAAGCAAGGACGCAGATGTCGTCCTGCTCGATGATGCTTTCCAGCACCGGTATGTAAAACCTGGCATCAACATTCTCCTGGTAGATTATCACCGTCTGATCATCTACGACAAGATGTTGCCGGCAGGAAGATTGCGTGAACCTTTGAGCGGTAAGAACAGAGCAGACATCGTCATCATCACCAAGTGTCCAAAAGATCTGAAGCCGATGGAATTCCGTGTGCTGACCAAAGCCATGGACCTCTATCCTTTCCAGAAACTCTACTTCACCAGCATCGACTACGACACACCGAAGGGAGTATTCGAGGAAAAGCAGATAGGACTCGACAAGCTACAGGATTATCATGTCTTGCTACTCACAGGAATCGCTTCACCCAAGCAGATGGAGCATGACCTGAAGCCAATGACAAAGGATATCACAAACTTATCATTCGGCGACCATCACAGTTTTAAAGGCAAGGATATCGACCGCATCAACGACGCCTTCGAATCCATGCCAGAGCCACGCATCATCATCACTACAGAAAAAGATGCAGTAAGACTGAGAGAAACGGAGGGACTATACGAAAAAGTTAAGTCAAACATGTACGAACTACCTATCAAGGTAAGCTTCATGCTTGACCAACAAGATAATTTTAACGAAAAAATAATAAGCTATGTACGAAAGAATTCAAGAAACAGCATCCTGGCTAAGAGAAAGGATGACAACAAGTCCAAAGACAGCTATCATTCTGGGAACAGGTCTCGGACAATTAGCTTCAGAAATAACTGA